The Candidatus Zixiibacteriota bacterium genome has a window encoding:
- a CDS encoding GNAT family N-acetyltransferase has translation MSAVITTAYEAPALDAVRQLFREYAESLNFDLCFQGFDRELAELPGEYAPPTGRLLLARAGDREPGCIALRALSPDICEMKRLYVRSEFRGQKIVLLLAQRLIAEARVCGYTHMRLNTVPAMQTAIGLYRSLGLVTIPPYRHNPVPGALFFELNLR, from the coding sequence GTGAGCGCGGTGATCACGACGGCCTATGAGGCACCCGCCCTGGACGCGGTTCGACAGCTTTTCCGGGAGTACGCCGAGTCACTCAACTTCGATCTCTGCTTCCAGGGTTTTGACCGCGAATTGGCGGAGCTTCCCGGGGAGTACGCTCCGCCGACGGGGCGGCTGTTGTTGGCACGCGCTGGGGATCGTGAGCCGGGTTGTATTGCCCTGCGGGCGCTATCGCCCGACATCTGCGAGATGAAGCGACTCTACGTGCGTTCTGAATTCCGTGGTCAAAAGATCGTGCTGTTGCTGGCGCAGCGGCTCATCGCCGAGGCGCGCGTGTGTGGATACACCCACATGCGACTGAACACCGTGCCGGCGATGCAGACGGCGATCGGGCTGTACCGCTCGCTCGGACTTGTGACGATCCCGCCCTACCGGCATAATCCTGTGCCCGGGGCGCTGTTCTTCGAGCTGAATCTGCGTTGA
- a CDS encoding prepilin-type N-terminal cleavage/methylation domain-containing protein, with amino-acid sequence MSSRTQSHERRDQGFTLIEVLMTVVIIGILSTVALRALQNTVESARIRETQNEMDELAFAIAGNPDLYTNGLRVDFGYVGDNGSVPATLDNLVANPGGWATWRGPYIRHRFAEDPTGFKTDAWGNPYTLTTGITIASTGGGSLAMTKSVASAASDLTSTPVNGTVTDAAGNPPGDSNVAVTIRVTYPNGTGGTTTATATPSPGGAFSFAAIPAGIRTVEAIYRAMNDTVPAVACLLPRSGGTVALRLPRSPFAATGGGGGGGALIQFVPGTASSPSNNVQFSIFNAGSAGAIITSLTATYSPTAYYQTIRWGGTTVFNRSNPRAASGEECTFTSARTMAVGATVVVRLQAFRNAPVGGSNADMSNVDFTITFSNGQSVTFNSGP; translated from the coding sequence ATGTCCAGTCGCACACAGAGTCATGAACGGCGGGACCAAGGGTTCACGCTGATCGAGGTGCTGATGACCGTTGTGATCATCGGCATCCTCTCGACCGTCGCCCTGCGCGCGCTGCAAAACACGGTCGAAAGCGCCCGCATCCGCGAGACGCAGAATGAAATGGACGAGCTCGCCTTCGCCATCGCCGGGAATCCCGATCTCTACACGAACGGACTGCGGGTGGACTTTGGGTACGTCGGAGACAATGGCTCGGTCCCGGCGACACTCGACAACCTGGTTGCCAATCCCGGCGGTTGGGCAACCTGGAGGGGACCGTACATTCGCCACCGGTTCGCGGAAGATCCCACCGGCTTCAAGACGGATGCATGGGGCAATCCCTATACGCTGACCACCGGCATCACCATCGCATCCACCGGCGGCGGATCTCTGGCAATGACCAAGTCGGTCGCGTCGGCAGCCAGTGATCTCACCAGCACGCCAGTGAACGGAACAGTCACGGACGCGGCGGGTAATCCACCAGGGGACTCCAATGTCGCCGTGACAATCCGAGTCACCTATCCCAACGGCACTGGGGGCACGACGACCGCGACGGCGACTCCCTCTCCCGGGGGCGCGTTCTCATTCGCGGCCATCCCCGCGGGCATCCGCACGGTCGAGGCCATCTATCGGGCGATGAATGACACCGTGCCCGCGGTGGCCTGTCTTCTGCCGCGGAGCGGCGGCACCGTTGCCCTGCGACTGCCGCGGAGCCCCTTCGCGGCCACGGGAGGTGGGGGTGGCGGAGGAGCGCTGATTCAGTTCGTTCCCGGCACCGCGAGTTCTCCTTCGAATAACGTGCAGTTCAGCATCTTCAATGCCGGGTCGGCCGGTGCCATCATCACATCGCTCACGGCCACGTACTCTCCCACGGCCTACTATCAGACGATTCGTTGGGGTGGGACGACGGTCTTCAATCGGTCCAATCCGCGTGCCGCAAGTGGCGAAGAGTGCACATTCACCAGCGCAAGGACGATGGCCGTCGGGGCGACTGTCGTAGTGCGATTGCAGGCCTTCCGCAACGCGCCTGTCGGCGGCAGCAACGCTGACATGTCCAATGTCGATTTCACGATCACATTCAGTAACGGGCAGTCCGTGACATTCAACAGCGGCCCATAG
- the hypE gene encoding hydrogenase expression/formation protein HypE, which translates to MNQSEPACPLPWDHDTILLAHGGGGRLMHRLINDVFLAEFGAVPPVGLHDGALLDIAGGRIAFTTDTYVVRPLFFPGGDIGTLAVYGTVNDLAMCGARPLYLSVGMILEEGTPIATVRAVAASIRAAATAAQVRVVTGDTKVVERGRGDGLYVNTAGIGVVPPDVMIAPGRVRVGDAVILSGDLGRHGIAIMAVREGLAFETTIKSDCAPLAAPVARLLDTGIDVHCLRDLTRGGLASALVEIAGDASVRIHIEERAIPITDDVRGACEILGLDPLHVANEGRFVAFVPAGQADAALTLLRAHAPGGNAAIIGVVHRDPEGIVTLTSVIGAERIVDMPSGEQLPRIC; encoded by the coding sequence ATGAACCAATCCGAACCGGCATGTCCCTTGCCTTGGGATCACGACACGATCTTGTTGGCGCACGGCGGCGGAGGCCGCCTGATGCACCGCCTGATCAATGATGTCTTTCTGGCCGAGTTTGGTGCTGTTCCTCCGGTCGGGCTGCACGACGGCGCTCTGCTCGATATCGCGGGCGGCCGGATCGCGTTCACGACTGACACGTACGTCGTGCGGCCGTTGTTTTTTCCCGGCGGAGACATCGGCACACTGGCTGTCTATGGCACGGTCAATGACCTGGCCATGTGCGGCGCGCGGCCCTTGTACCTCTCCGTGGGGATGATCTTGGAAGAGGGTACGCCGATCGCCACCGTCCGCGCCGTTGCCGCCTCCATACGCGCCGCGGCCACGGCCGCACAAGTCCGGGTTGTCACCGGCGACACGAAGGTCGTTGAACGCGGTCGCGGCGACGGCCTCTACGTCAACACGGCCGGTATCGGCGTCGTGCCGCCGGATGTCATGATCGCGCCCGGTCGAGTACGTGTGGGGGATGCGGTCATCCTGTCCGGCGATCTTGGACGACATGGGATCGCCATCATGGCGGTGCGCGAGGGATTGGCGTTTGAGACCACGATCAAGTCCGATTGCGCGCCATTGGCTGCACCGGTGGCGCGCCTACTGGACACGGGCATCGATGTCCACTGCCTGCGCGATTTGACGCGCGGCGGCCTGGCCAGCGCCCTGGTGGAGATTGCCGGCGATGCGTCAGTACGCATTCACATCGAAGAGCGAGCCATCCCGATCACTGATGATGTCCGCGGCGCCTGCGAAATCCTCGGACTCGATCCGCTCCATGTGGCCAATGAGGGTCGCTTCGTGGCCTTCGTTCCCGCCGGTCAGGCCGACGCAGCGCTGACCCTGCTGCGGGCGCATGCGCCGGGCGGCAACGCGGCCATCATCGGTGTTGTGCATCGTGATCCAGAGGGGATTGTCACTCTGACGAGCGTCATCGGCGCCGAACGGATCGTCGATATGCCCTCGGGTGAGCAATTACCCCGCATCTGTTGA
- a CDS encoding prepilin-type N-terminal cleavage/methylation domain-containing protein, whose translation MSILRKFHGDRAGFTLIELVIIIAVLGILAAVAIPRYVDMVGEAKASSCRGALGGLRSGISIYYANTALTTGTATWPPIASLRTVGTVMAHEIPRNPYQLPTNAPDSIVTGVTKGVIVGTRGGWAYNAATGEVWPNTNVAGENNY comes from the coding sequence ATGTCGATTCTGCGCAAGTTCCACGGCGACCGCGCCGGGTTCACATTGATCGAGCTGGTCATCATCATCGCGGTCTTGGGCATCCTGGCCGCCGTGGCCATTCCCCGATACGTCGACATGGTCGGCGAGGCCAAGGCGTCATCCTGCCGCGGCGCCCTGGGCGGATTGCGCTCGGGGATCTCAATCTACTACGCCAATACCGCGTTGACCACCGGCACGGCCACCTGGCCGCCGATTGCGTCGCTCCGGACCGTCGGCACCGTGATGGCGCACGAGATTCCCCGCAATCCCTATCAACTCCCGACGAATGCCCCGGATTCGATTGTCACCGGGGTGACCAAGGGCGTGATCGTGGGGACGCGTGGCGGCTGGGCCTACAATGCGGCAACCGGCGAAGTCTGGCCCAACACCAACGTGGCCGGGGAAAACAACTACTGA
- a CDS encoding prepilin-type N-terminal cleavage/methylation domain-containing protein, translating to MPSRRRRLCVGRGRDSGFTLIELVMVIVLVGIMAAVAIPVIGTFLTSSQETATRDEMRRLARAIAGSDAAGDRGFEGDVGHLPSLLVDLVVKPDTVPAWNPFQHVGWNGPYIDSTNGAYLTDAWGSPYVYTPVSRRIESNGSGTPIAITF from the coding sequence ATGCCTTCCCGGCGACGTCGTCTGTGCGTGGGGCGGGGCCGTGATTCCGGCTTCACCCTGATTGAACTGGTCATGGTGATCGTCCTGGTGGGAATCATGGCGGCGGTCGCCATCCCGGTCATCGGCACATTCCTGACCTCATCGCAAGAGACGGCGACCAGAGACGAGATGCGGCGCCTGGCCCGGGCCATTGCCGGGTCCGATGCGGCCGGCGATCGCGGTTTCGAGGGGGATGTCGGGCACCTGCCGTCGTTGCTTGTCGACCTGGTCGTCAAGCCCGATACCGTCCCCGCGTGGAACCCGTTCCAGCATGTCGGCTGGAACGGGCCGTACATCGACAGCACGAACGGGGCGTACCTCACCGACGCCTGGGGCAGCCCCTATGTCTACACTCCGGTGTCACGCCGTATCGAGAGCAACGGCTCGGGAACACCGATCGCCATCACGTTCTGA